Genomic segment of Alphaproteobacteria bacterium:
CTAGAGTCTATTTTTAAAGACCATGAGTGGCACTACCGGGAACCGAAAGTCGGAGATGTTGTATTCTTCAAAACACGGGGTGCTAGTGACCGGGGACCTGGTCGGCACACTGGGATCGTGGAACGTGTAGAGGGCACGGTAATTCACACGATTGAAGGTAACCTTAGTGATTCGGTGCGACGAACAAAACATAAACTGGATGATCCTCGCATCACAGGTTTTGGTCGGATGCCCTGAAAGGAAATGACAAATGCCACTTGGAATTAGCGCTCGTAACCTAGATCCTTCGTCCACGCTTGCCCTTCACCGGGAAATCATCCTTTTTCCTACCGCTTCGTCTGCTACAGAGGTTGTAGCTTCTGCTGATATCAGCGCATCAGTTGCAGGTGATGCTCTGACAATTGCAAAGACTGCTCCGTTTCTTTACCCGCGTAAGCTTCTGTTTACGCGCACGGATGCATCTGGTTCTAACCTCGCTATCTCTGTCTTGGTGGTTGGTAAGCGTTTTGGTCGCACCATTTCTGAGACACTGACTATTGCGTCAGGT
This window contains:
- a CDS encoding CHAP domain-containing protein; protein product: MSFTDDLLKIASDQVGIKEQTGHNDGQSVFVFTGGRSEAWCAHFVVWCYRTAGKPIPGDVVPSVKKANPLASVSFLESIFKDHEWHYREPKVGDVVFFKTRGASDRGPGRHTGIVERVEGTVIHTIEGNLSDSVRRTKHKLDDPRITGFGRMP